One Pseudomonas sp. MH9.2 DNA segment encodes these proteins:
- a CDS encoding GAF domain-containing protein: MIDLQNTGAGLNGYGLLAAQLESLLADERDFIANAAQFSAFLFSQLDDLNWAGFYLARNEELVLGPFQGQIACVRIPFGRGVCGAAAATRKTQRVEDVHAFDGHIACDSASNSELVVPLVKGGRLIGVLDLDSPSVGRFSEQDQAGMEQLVAIFLRLTTCD, encoded by the coding sequence ATGATCGATTTACAAAACACCGGCGCTGGCCTGAACGGCTACGGCTTGCTCGCCGCACAGTTGGAGTCGTTGCTGGCGGACGAGCGTGACTTCATTGCCAATGCCGCACAGTTTTCTGCTTTTTTGTTCAGTCAGCTTGATGACCTGAACTGGGCTGGCTTCTATTTGGCGCGCAACGAAGAGTTGGTGTTGGGACCTTTTCAGGGGCAAATCGCCTGCGTGCGAATCCCGTTCGGCCGTGGCGTTTGCGGCGCGGCGGCCGCGACCCGCAAGACTCAGCGGGTCGAAGATGTCCACGCGTTCGACGGGCATATCGCCTGCGACAGCGCATCGAACAGCGAGCTGGTGGTGCCATTGGTCAAGGGCGGGCGATTGATTGGTGTGCTGGATCTGGACAGCCCAAGTGTTGGGCGCTTCTCCGAGCAGGATCAGGCAGGCATGGAACAGTTGGTGGCCATCTTTCTCAGGCTGACCACGTGCGATTGA